CACCTCGCAGTGAAACTTTCACAGGTTAGGCATGTCTTTGAATCAATTGGTGAGGCTGCCCTTATCCTCCAATGGAAGAACCAGGCGTGAAGATTCACTTATCAGGCACTCCCTGTTTTCTACGAGCAGAACCCTTAAGCCATGCCAGCAAAAGCTAAAACTTCCGATGGTGGTTGAAGCTAAAAGCAAGAAAGGAATGGCGGCGAGGCAGTACCAGCGGCAGGCACCTCCTCCATTGCCAAAGCTTGAAGATGACGGCAACCCAAAATTTGTGATATTTATTCGCATGGCTAATGTTAGTTTTTTGATTCTGTATTTTTTGCTTTTTGACACAACTTTGATTTGGTGGAATGCAGAAAAAGTTCAAGCTTTATATATTAATTCATCGATCCCCGTACCTGTTCCCACCAAGATCTTCTAAAGTCTATTTCTTTGTCACTTTTCTGATGCATTTATTTGAAATTGGTGACCTTTCATGATGTAAGAAAGGCTTTCTGTTTCTGAAGATTATGATGTCCTAACTATGAGTCTATGACTGTTGGCTTGTTTTTCTTCTTGCTCAGGTTTACCTTTGGTACCCTCTTACTATCGTGACAGGGGGGACGACTGCGAAAATCATGGTGGCTGCAAAAGACAATTTTCTGGGAAAATATATTTACAAAGATACACTAACTAGAAATCTTGCAGCTGTTATTTATAAAGTGAGTTCCTTATTAGAGTAATTTCGTATCTGGTTCATTGCAATCCCATGATATATTTGCATCTTACATTGAAACAGGATGAAAAGGAAATGCAGAAGATGGCTATGAAACAGTTTCGTGTCTTGCGGTCTGCTACTGAGTTTAAATATGGCTACAAGCTTGTTGTAATTTTTTCACCCTCTGCTTTCTTACTGTTTTTAAGTTTCAGAATTTGATATTGTTAATAAATAACCGAGGCTCATTTTCTACTTTTACTTTAACATACAGGAAAACAACAATCTGCGGGCTGCGCTAGCTGCAAATGATGTAATTGAGGTAAGGATAATGTATGATTTTGGATTTTGCTTATTGGCAAACAATCCCCTCGAGTTCGACAATGGCATCTGATTTTCTTTCGACGTTTCCAGCTCCCATCACAGGAAGAGCTCAAAACTGTGCTTGATAAGGTGAAGGACTTCTTCGGGGATGCCAAAGAATCATTCGGGAAGATGACATTCTTAAACTCAGAAGCAGAAACATCAAAAGATGATACTGAAGAAAAAACCAAGGAAAAATCAACGTTAGTACGATGAACTTTACAGATTTTCCGacacattttttaaattgagTGTTTGCCTTTTTGAGTTGACAAGTGAAAATTAATCGATAGGGCAAAGAGCCGATGatgatcatcataattataagaCAAGGAGTTCAGTTGCCGCTAAAGCTCCGGTTGTGTACACAACATTTGTTCATAGATTTTTCTTTCCAACTTCA
This genomic window from Primulina huaijiensis isolate GDHJ02 chromosome 7, ASM1229523v2, whole genome shotgun sequence contains:
- the LOC140980397 gene encoding protein HHL1, chloroplastic-like gives rise to the protein MSLNQLVRLPLSSNGRTRREDSLIRHSLFSTSRTLKPCQQKLKLPMVVEAKSKKGMAARQYQRQAPPPLPKLEDDGNPKFVIFIRMANVYLWYPLTIVTGGTTAKIMVAAKDNFLGKYIYKDTLTRNLAAVIYKDEKEMQKMAMKQFRVLRSATEFKYGYKLVENNNLRAALAANDVIELPSQEELKTVLDKVKDFFGDAKESFGKMTFLNSEAETSKDDTEEKTKEKSTAKSR